One genomic region from Mycoplasmoides pirum ATCC 25960 encodes:
- a CDS encoding ABC transporter ATP-binding protein, producing the protein MKLLYQQLENKQKFLLTLMFICTFVFVAANSFIVVILSTFIDLLTKLSSNSSTIYEQPLTIWEQLLSPILNNANFSTNQILGILLGVVAILVTFSFILRIFVRIQLARMSMQMIFNLRNNLYKHILYLKEDAFDNISPSSIINRINNDMYLLQESAINYYMYFYEYLFYIALNIIFSITLSPLLSTIYLLIIPINILICYFTEKKADKYYEENLISLDTTNQIIRENILGSRIIKAFNLQKHQYQRFIGNNRKWLNTIVKAEIMMMLTIILLYILLNLSIIVILIFGGLIEVNNIFGGISIGVIVAFVNYIYSNVFSIYGLTNTLLGLFRIKPVVRRIKEIKDKTIENLNTGIIPNNFIPKIEFKNVNFSYEKNNQILNLKNINLVIEPNQTIGIIGQTGSGKSTLVNLIANLYDPLNGEIKINDININDLNLNFLRNQIGYAFQNKLIFAGTIKSNILNGNNQATDSEIAFATLNACADEFINKLPLKYENPVNQYGTNLSGGQKQRLSLARALVRNPKILILDDTLSALDNLTRDQVLSNINLNYKNTTKIIVSQQIKTIKNANKIVLMDSGEIVNIGTHDELIKNSSLYKEIFESQQTIGDA; encoded by the coding sequence ATGAAACTTTTATATCAGCAACTTGAAAACAAGCAAAAATTTTTGCTAACATTAATGTTTATTTGTACTTTTGTTTTTGTTGCTGCAAACAGTTTTATTGTAGTTATATTATCTACTTTTATTGATTTGTTAACCAAATTATCTAGTAATTCTTCTACTATTTATGAACAACCTTTAACGATTTGAGAACAATTGTTATCACCGATTTTGAATAATGCTAATTTTTCTACAAATCAAATTTTAGGTATTTTATTAGGGGTTGTAGCAATTTTAGTTACCTTCTCTTTTATATTAAGAATTTTTGTAAGAATTCAATTAGCTAGAATGTCAATGCAAATGATATTTAATTTACGAAATAATTTATATAAACATATTTTATATTTAAAAGAAGACGCTTTTGACAATATATCGCCTAGTTCAATTATTAATCGTATTAATAATGATATGTATTTATTACAAGAATCAGCAATAAATTATTATATGTATTTTTATGAATATTTATTTTATATTGCTTTAAATATAATATTTAGTATTACATTAAGTCCATTACTATCAACTATTTATTTATTGATTATTCCTATAAACATATTAATTTGTTATTTTACAGAAAAAAAAGCTGATAAATATTATGAAGAAAATTTGATTTCTTTAGATACAACAAATCAAATTATTAGAGAAAACATTTTAGGTTCAAGAATTATTAAAGCTTTTAATTTGCAAAAGCATCAATATCAAAGATTTATTGGAAATAATAGAAAATGACTTAATACTATTGTTAAAGCTGAAATAATGATGATGCTCACAATAATATTGTTATATATATTATTAAATCTATCAATTATTGTAATTTTAATATTTGGTGGTTTAATCGAAGTTAATAATATTTTTGGCGGAATTTCAATAGGAGTTATTGTTGCTTTTGTTAATTATATATATAGCAATGTTTTTTCAATTTATGGATTGACAAACACTTTACTTGGATTATTTCGTATAAAACCAGTGGTTCGTAGAATTAAAGAAATAAAAGACAAAACTATAGAAAATTTAAATACCGGTATTATTCCTAACAATTTTATACCTAAGATTGAATTTAAAAATGTTAATTTTTCTTATGAAAAAAATAATCAAATTTTAAATTTAAAAAATATTAATTTAGTAATTGAGCCAAATCAGACTATTGGAATTATTGGACAAACTGGTTCTGGAAAATCTACATTAGTTAATTTAATAGCAAATTTATATGATCCTTTAAATGGAGAAATTAAAATAAATGATATTAACATTAATGATTTAAATTTAAATTTTTTGCGAAACCAAATAGGTTATGCTTTTCAAAATAAATTAATATTTGCCGGAACAATTAAATCAAATATTTTAAATGGTAACAATCAAGCCACAGATAGTGAAATTGCTTTTGCAACTTTAAATGCATGTGCAGATGAATTTATAAATAAATTACCATTAAAATATGAAAATCCTGTTAATCAATATGGAACAAATTTATCAGGTGGACAAAAACAACGTTTATCTTTAGCAAGAGCTTTAGTTCGCAATCCCAAAATTTTGATATTGGATGATACATTAAGTGCTTTAGATAATTTAACAAGAGATCAAGTTTTATCTAATATTAATTTAAATTATAAAAACACAACCAAGATTATTGTTTCACAACAGATTAAAACAATTAAAAATGCAAATAAAATTGTTTTAATGGACTCTGGTGAAATTGTAAATATTGGAACTCACGATGAATTAATTAAAAATTCTAGTTTGTATAAAGAAATTTTTGAATCTCAACAAACTATAGGAGATGCATAA